The following are from one region of the Desertibacillus haloalkaliphilus genome:
- a CDS encoding GntP family permease, protein MDVQVGSVGTIIGLLVTIVLILRKVNPVYAMMVGALSGGLIGGLSAVDTVNLMIDGAEGMTGVVLRVLAAGVLAGVLIESGAAKTIAESILHKLGETKALLAIAGATMILTGVGVFIGVAVLTVAPIALSIAKRANLSKFAVLLAISGGGKAGNIISPNPNTIAAAEAFQVPLTSVMFVGVVPAFGGLLMTYVLAKFLIHKGSKVSSEDVNVEENKDLPSLASALTAPFVAIVLLLFQPLFHITIDPMLALPIGGIVGAIVMGKSSHLNYYIRSGLDKMAGIAMLLLGTGTLAGIIAHSAIIDVILNGIESLGLPAYWLAPIAGVTMSAATASTSAATAVAGGVFAPTIIELGIHALAGAAMVHAGATVLDHLPHGTYFHITQRSVNMDMKERFKLLPYETLIGITIVLFSTLIFGVFAIL, encoded by the coding sequence ATGGATGTACAAGTAGGTTCAGTAGGTACAATCATAGGGTTGCTCGTCACGATCGTATTAATATTGCGAAAGGTAAACCCTGTCTATGCGATGATGGTCGGTGCTTTGTCTGGTGGTCTAATCGGTGGCTTGTCAGCGGTAGATACCGTTAACCTCATGATCGATGGTGCAGAAGGGATGACCGGGGTTGTTTTACGAGTATTGGCAGCAGGGGTCCTAGCTGGTGTTTTGATTGAATCTGGAGCCGCCAAGACAATTGCTGAATCAATCTTACATAAGTTAGGAGAAACAAAAGCGTTGCTTGCGATTGCAGGGGCAACGATGATACTTACGGGTGTCGGTGTATTTATTGGTGTAGCTGTCTTAACCGTAGCACCAATTGCACTGTCAATTGCCAAAAGAGCCAACCTATCAAAGTTTGCAGTTTTGCTCGCGATATCAGGAGGGGGAAAAGCAGGAAACATTATTTCCCCGAACCCGAACACGATTGCAGCAGCCGAAGCTTTCCAAGTTCCCCTAACGTCAGTTATGTTTGTTGGCGTCGTTCCGGCGTTCGGCGGTCTATTAATGACGTATGTACTAGCGAAGTTCTTGATTCATAAAGGGAGTAAGGTCAGTAGTGAAGATGTTAATGTTGAAGAGAATAAAGACTTACCATCTCTGGCTTCAGCACTAACAGCTCCGTTTGTGGCCATTGTCCTCCTTCTCTTCCAACCGCTCTTTCATATTACGATAGACCCAATGCTTGCACTTCCGATTGGTGGGATTGTCGGGGCGATTGTGATGGGCAAATCAAGCCATTTAAACTATTACATTCGTTCAGGCTTAGATAAGATGGCTGGTATTGCCATGCTTTTGTTAGGAACAGGGACGCTTGCAGGTATTATTGCTCATTCTGCTATAATTGATGTTATTCTTAATGGTATTGAATCACTAGGATTACCTGCTTATTGGCTCGCTCCTATTGCAGGGGTAACGATGTCAGCGGCTACTGCTTCAACATCAGCAGCCACTGCCGTAGCAGGTGGTGTGTTTGCGCCAACAATCATCGAGTTAGGGATTCATGCACTAGCAGGGGCCGCCATGGTACATGCAGGGGCAACTGTCCTTGATCACTTGCCTCATGGAACATACTTTCATATTACACAACGTAGTGTGAATATGGATATGAAGGAGCGGTTTAAACTGTTACCATATGAAACGCTTATTGGTATCACTATTGTCTTATTTTCGACATTGATTTTTGGTGTGTTTGCGATTCTGTAA
- a CDS encoding flagellar basal body-associated FliL family protein: protein MKNLVVILSILVVGLSAALVYLILGDGDGVDDLADRVNHTETIVTNLNGSGMIQASFAFEVDAASTTKELEKAYPLVESAIIKYLASHDRHSLQGTEGIDEVEDELKKNLNELLSSGEVINVYTTQKVVQ from the coding sequence ATGAAAAATTTAGTTGTTATATTGAGCATTTTGGTGGTAGGTTTATCTGCTGCGTTAGTCTATCTCATATTGGGTGATGGTGATGGGGTCGATGACCTTGCTGACCGAGTGAATCATACAGAGACGATCGTGACCAATTTAAATGGTAGTGGAATGATTCAAGCAAGTTTTGCTTTTGAGGTTGATGCTGCATCAACGACAAAGGAGCTAGAAAAAGCATATCCATTAGTTGAGAGCGCGATTATTAAATATCTTGCCTCGCATGATCGACACTCTTTGCAGGGAACAGAAGGTATTGATGAGGTGGAGGATGAGCTAAAGAAGAACCTAAATGAACTGTTAAGTAGTGGTGAAGTCATAAATGTATATACGACTCAGAAGGTCGTTCAATAA
- the motB gene encoding flagellar motor protein MotB, with the protein MPRRRRKEQEEHVDESWLIPYADMLTLLLALFIVLFAMSSIDAEKYQEMRVILNDAFGGGDLFDHSGQVPIDVGQTSTSQQNQGDGQDEYHQLENLQTEIDEYIAVNDLEEHLDTHLDQEGLMVTILDHALFDSGSAEVKAEAKELSEQISDMLISEPARRIRISGHTDSLPISNQQFRSNWDLSAMRALNFMKEMLENPNLSPEYFSVTGYGEHRPVESNDTVEGRAENRRVEILILPNQ; encoded by the coding sequence ATGCCTAGGAGAAGGAGAAAAGAGCAAGAAGAACATGTTGATGAATCATGGTTAATCCCGTACGCGGATATGTTAACGTTGCTACTTGCGTTATTTATTGTATTGTTTGCGATGAGTTCAATCGATGCTGAAAAATATCAAGAGATGAGAGTCATTTTAAATGATGCTTTCGGTGGTGGTGACCTTTTTGATCATTCTGGTCAAGTTCCGATCGATGTCGGTCAAACAAGTACATCTCAGCAAAATCAAGGTGATGGTCAGGACGAATACCATCAATTGGAGAACCTTCAAACTGAAATTGATGAATACATCGCAGTTAATGATCTAGAAGAGCACCTTGATACTCATTTAGATCAGGAAGGACTGATGGTAACGATATTAGATCATGCTCTATTTGACTCGGGAAGTGCTGAAGTGAAAGCAGAGGCTAAAGAGTTAAGTGAACAAATTTCTGACATGCTTATTTCTGAGCCAGCCCGTCGTATTCGTATTTCTGGTCATACAGACTCCCTTCCAATTTCCAATCAGCAGTTTCGTTCCAACTGGGACTTAAGTGCGATGCGTGCACTCAACTTTATGAAAGAAATGTTAGAGAACCCTAACCTTTCACCAGAATATTTCAGCGTGACAGGATACGGGGAGCATCGCCCGGTTGAATCGAATGATACAGTTGAGGGTCGAGCGGAAAATCGGCGCGTTGAAATATTGATTTTACCGAATCAATAG
- the motA gene encoding flagellar motor stator protein MotA — MDKTSVIGVLLGVVALLVGMVAKGTSLAVLVNPAAILIIFVGTIAAVLIAFPTNEIKNVPKLFKILFSDQKEQKIVDVIPFFVECSKVARQEGLLSLGNKIEEVEDPFLKQGLQMTMDGMEPEYIRDTMEEEIAAMQDRHAVGAGIFTQAGTYAPTLGVLGAVLGLIAALGDLNDMDALGYAIAAAFVATLFGIFSGYVLWHPFANKLKRKSKQEVMVKQIIVEGVLSIQQGVAPRAIEEKLLVYLPIRERNKLQSTDGKGADIDA; from the coding sequence ATGGATAAGACATCCGTTATTGGAGTTTTACTAGGTGTTGTCGCATTGTTAGTTGGTATGGTAGCCAAAGGAACTAGTCTTGCCGTCTTAGTTAATCCAGCGGCCATTTTAATTATTTTTGTTGGAACCATTGCTGCTGTGTTAATTGCATTTCCAACAAATGAGATTAAAAACGTACCAAAATTATTTAAAATCTTATTTTCAGATCAAAAGGAACAGAAAATCGTTGATGTTATACCGTTCTTTGTTGAATGTTCAAAAGTCGCCCGACAAGAGGGACTTTTGAGTTTAGGAAATAAGATAGAAGAAGTAGAAGATCCATTTTTAAAGCAAGGTCTGCAAATGACAATGGATGGGATGGAACCTGAATACATAAGAGATACGATGGAAGAGGAAATAGCTGCGATGCAAGATCGTCACGCTGTTGGTGCAGGGATTTTTACACAAGCAGGAACCTATGCTCCCACATTAGGGGTGCTTGGAGCTGTATTAGGTTTGATTGCAGCTCTTGGTGATTTAAATGATATGGATGCCTTAGGTTATGCCATTGCAGCCGCGTTTGTTGCTACACTTTTTGGTATTTTTAGTGGGTATGTATTATGGCATCCGTTTGCCAATAAGTTGAAGAGAAAGTCGAAACAAGAGGTCATGGTTAAGCAAATTATCGTCGAAGGGGTCCTATCCATCCAGCAAGGTGTCGCACCTCGAGCGATTGAGGAAAAATTATTGGTTTATTTACCGATTCGTGAACGTAATAAGCTCCAGTCTACGGACGGTAAAGGTGCGGATATCGATGCCTAG
- a CDS encoding 50S ribosomal protein L11 methyltransferase — translation MLHEFVISVSSDEIEHVIEKLTAAGIINLYYEAPIEVTKVRNGYDFIETNKEIIELKIYGDPEEVPDLPESYFNQLTQVLAIEKSAIHYQKIEVDYSTPAFTDVDLGNGWVIAYPGSDEDYTNKQVLKFDPQAAFGTGLHETTQDCLRMLLARDLNRCDVLDLGTGSGILSVACARRGAKAVTAVDIEPVEREVNHNASLNDISTIQIVQADLFATDFNIDQTYDLIIINIGADETIQLIHKHQLLAKGKSFLISGIVEWNCEQLRSLFTKAGFVIKDEQQSNEWITLYIE, via the coding sequence ATGCTCCATGAATTTGTTATTTCTGTTTCATCAGATGAAATTGAGCATGTTATTGAAAAATTAACGGCAGCTGGAATCATCAACCTTTATTATGAGGCGCCAATCGAGGTCACAAAAGTAAGAAATGGGTATGATTTTATAGAAACGAATAAGGAGATCATTGAACTGAAAATTTACGGTGATCCAGAAGAAGTACCAGATTTACCGGAGAGTTATTTTAATCAACTCACTCAAGTACTAGCCATTGAAAAGTCAGCTATTCATTACCAAAAAATAGAAGTCGATTACTCTACTCCAGCTTTTACTGATGTTGACTTAGGGAATGGTTGGGTGATTGCCTATCCTGGCTCTGATGAAGATTATACGAATAAACAGGTCCTCAAGTTTGATCCGCAAGCTGCGTTTGGGACAGGGCTGCATGAAACCACTCAAGATTGTTTACGGATGTTATTAGCACGTGATTTAAACCGATGTGACGTCCTTGATTTAGGTACTGGATCAGGAATCTTAAGTGTTGCCTGCGCGCGAAGGGGAGCAAAAGCAGTTACTGCTGTTGATATTGAGCCTGTTGAACGTGAAGTGAACCATAATGCATCATTAAATGACATCTCTACTATTCAAATCGTACAGGCAGATTTGTTTGCTACAGATTTCAATATTGATCAGACATATGATTTGATCATTATTAATATTGGTGCTGATGAAACGATTCAGCTCATTCATAAGCATCAGTTATTAGCTAAAGGAAAAAGCTTTTTGATTTCTGGTATTGTCGAGTGGAACTGTGAGCAGCTAAGGTCTCTGTTTACAAAGGCGGGTTTTGTGATCAAGGATGAGCAGCAATCAAATGAATGGATTACGCTTTATATTGAATAA